The Vicia villosa cultivar HV-30 ecotype Madison, WI unplaced genomic scaffold, Vvil1.0 ctg.000210F_1_1_2_unsc, whole genome shotgun sequence genome has a window encoding:
- the LOC131625363 gene encoding non-specific lipid-transfer protein A-like yields MKNLSLILIFLVLLLLNTEQGNALDCGQVQSSVHPCEAYLLKGANEPSAGCCSGVRSIRDSATTVEERRAACECLEKFANKYPNVRDDLIASVPVRCGVDLGYPISKAMNCNDIP; encoded by the coding sequence ATGAAGAATTTGAGTTTGATTCTAATATTTCTAGTCCTATTGCTCCTAAATACCGAGCAAGGGAATGCTCTTGATTGCGGACAAGTACAGTCATCTGTACACCCTTGTGAGGCATATCTCCTCAAAGGTGCTAACGAGCCATCAGCTGGTTGTTGCAGTGGCGTTAGATCTATAAGAGATTCGGCAACCACTGTTGAAGAACGACGTGCTGCATGTGAGTGCTTGGAAAAATTTGCTAACAAGTACCCTAACGTTAGAGATGATTTAATTGCCTCAGTTCCAGTACGTTGTGGTGTTGACTTAGGTTATCCTATAAGCAAAGCCATGAATTGCAATGA